Proteins from a genomic interval of Coccinella septempunctata chromosome 2, icCocSept1.1, whole genome shotgun sequence:
- the LOC123306835 gene encoding 28S ribosomal protein S5, mitochondrial codes for MANYLLSVTKHLQKLSLNNQHKLAPLLKKTVTLSDNNVIFSVPSRNTNFFNKLPAESLWKGVTSVSNAGKKRGRGKTVNKRNIKDLNRGQLIGIGKANILWPGLSSPIIRGKEIIQQQQLPEDPEREKNLIKMRDQMGKTRYGKISSIDRGWTGSKMPGRSIGPPDPVNDDETYEGFDTRVLELKTIFNMTGNLGRKRRVSVLSVTGNKKGLAGFSIGKGLEPRTAMRKSKNRAGQKLMNIKIFNNHTVNHDFFTQFGATKIIVTPKPEGYGLRCHRAIKTICEVIGIKDLYAKVEGSTNVNHITKAFFLGLIKQKSFKEIAEEKGLHVVQFSKENGYFPKVLASPTKCRTEEEIDKKEILDFKQYCLDGRVILQKKVFPPFYTKHKSWEIYLKKQENLRNQDKVRINLKVEYGEIRSFLTDKYPECRPSKWRKNKQEEVEETE; via the exons ATGGCAAATTATTTATTGAGCGTTACAAAACATTTACAGAAGTTATCCTTAAATAATCAACATAAATTAGCTCCATTATTAAAAAAGACAGTTACTTTATCTGATAATAATGTTATATTCAGCGTTCCTTCAAGAAATAcgaatttcttcaataaat TGCCAGCAGAATCCCTTTGGAAAGGAGTAACATCAGTCAGTAATGCAGGAAAAAAAAGAGGTCGAGGCAAAACTGTCAATAAGAGAAATATTAAAGATTTAAATAGAGGCCAGTTGATTGGAATAG GAAAGGCTAATATATTATGGCCCGGATTATCATCACCCATTATAAGAGGAAAGGAAATAATCCAACAACAACAATTACCAGAAGATccagagagagaaaaaaatttgatcaaGATGAGAGACCAAATGGGAAAAACTAGATATGGTAAAATTAGTTCTATTGATAGGGGATGGACTGGATCCAAAATGCCCGGTAGAAGTATAGGACCTCCTGATCCAGTTAATGATGACG AAACCTATGAAGGATTTGATACAAGAGTACTTGAACTTAAGACAATCTTCAATATGACAGGAAATTTGGGAAGGAAAAGGAGAGTATCTGTTTTATCAGTTACTGGAAATAAAAAGGGTCTTGCTGGTTTCTCCATTGGAAAAGGTTTGGAACCCAGAACAGCAATGAGGAAATCGAAAAACAGGGCAGGACAAAAATTAATGAACATAAAGATATTCAATAATCACACAG TAAATCATGATTTTTTCACTCAGTTTGGAGCGACCAAGATTATAGTAACACCAAAACCAGAAGGATATGGCTTGAGATGTCACAGGGCTATAAAAACCATTTGTGAAGTAATTGGAATCAAAGATCTCTATGCTAAAGTTGAGGGATCTACAAATGTCAATCATATTACCAAAGCATTTTTCTTGGGTCTTATAAAACAG aaatcaTTTAAAGAAATAGCAGAGGAGAAAGGACTCCATGTTGTACAATTTTCCAaagaaaatggatattttccaAAAGTTTTGGCATCACCCACGAAGTGCCGCACAGAGGAAGAGATTGATAAAAAAGAAATTCTGGATTTCAAACAATATTGCCTTGATGGAAGGGTAATTCTGCAGAAGAAAGTATTCCCTCCATTTTATACAAAACATAAGTCATGGGAAATATACCTAAAAAAACAAGAGAATCTAAGGAATCAAGATAAGGTCAGAATTAATTTGAAGGTGGAATATGGTGAGATAAGGAGTTTTCTTACTGATAAATATCCTGAGTGCAGACCATCTAAATGGCGTAAAAACAAACAAGAAGAAGTTGAGGAAACAGAATAA